The sequence CCGGCGTCTGCACCGAACAGCTCCTCGCGCAACAGCTCGAGTTCGTGGACATCCGGCATTCGCGGGAGTGTGCCGTGGGCGGTGCGGGATGGAAACCCGATCGCCGAGCATGATCGAAATCCCAGCGCTGGGGTCTGTCGCGCGCGAAACCCCGAGACGAGTTCCACGATGCCGACGATCGATCGACGCTGGGCCGCAGCTGCACTGCTGGTCCTCACCACCACGATGCTGGCCCGCGATGCCGACGCGCTCCCGAAGCCGCCGCTGCCGGACCCCGACCCATGGCTGCCGGGCTTCGACCCCACGACCCCGCCGCCACCTCCACCGCCACCGCCCTCGCCACCGGACGCCGACGACCCGCCGGCGAACCCCGGCACGCCGATCATCACCGCCCGGGATGCGACCGCGATCATGTTCCGCTGGCAGGACCACTCCGACTTCGAGCTCGGCACGGCGATCGAGCGCAGCAACGGCGATGACAGCTTCACCGACATCGTGACCTTCGGGCCGCTGTCCGGTGAGACCACGCTGACGGCCGTCGGTCTCACCCCCGACACGCCCTCGTGCTTCCGCGTGCGCACGTGGAACACCCACGGCACCCGCTGGTCGGCCACCACCTGTGCCTTCACGACCGATGGCACCGATCGTACGGTGGTCGAGGCCGAGGTCGTCCTGGTGACCGCCGACATCGAAGATGCCGGCACCGACGACGGCGTGCTGATCCAGCTGAACACCCACGAGGCCCGCTACACGCCGTCGAACAACGGCACCTGGATCGACTACGGCGGCGACGACTTCGAGCGCGGCCAGAACCGCACCTATCACGTGTCACTGTCCGAGGTGAACGGCGCCCCGGCGATCGATCAGGTCAGCGACGTCGAGCTGTTCCGCATCACCAAGGAGGGCAAGGACTGGTGGTGCCTCGAAGAGGTCCAGCTGCAGCTGGGCGGGGTCACGTTCTTCCAGCGCCGTTTCGACGCCGAGCCGGATGGCTGCCTGTGGATCGGCGGCGGCAAGAACGACTGGACCAGCATCGAGTTCGATCACGCCACGCTCCGCGCCGAGCCGGCCTGGCAGCTGAACTCGCCGCTGCTGTTGCCGGTGTTCCCCGCCGACAGCCTGGTGAGCCGCGTCGAGTCGATGATCGGCAACGCCATCCACGAGGACAACCCGCTCTACTGGGGGCACCTCTACGGCAAGAACTGGGTCGAGAGTCGGAAGCTCGACGAGCACACGCTGCACTTCGACGCCGACCTCGCGGCCGATGTCACCGGCAGCGATCCCGAGGTCGACATCGATTTCGACCTGGTGGTGACGGGCGGCTGCGAGGCCGACGGCACTCTGACCTTCGAGGTCGTGAGTGACAACGTCGTGGTCGACGCGAACTCGAGCATCCTGGGCTCGTTGCCGCAGTTCTTTGGCTGCCTCTACCCCACTTGCGCCGACGGGATCATCGAGGAGCGGGTGCTGGAGGCGTTCCCCCACACCGGGCTGTCGGCGAGCGTCCCAGACGTGCAGCTCTGCATCGACAACCCCACGCTGCAGTGGCACGTCACCGACAACGGCGACTTCTCGCTGCTCTGAGGGCGTAGCGGCTACGGGCAGACGACGCCGCAGTACGTCAGCACCTCGCCGACGCACTGCGCGTCCCAGCTGTTCGTGCAGCAGTAGCTGTCGTTGAGGCAGACCTCGGAGACGCAATCGCCGGGGTCGCAACCGTCGGTCAACGCGCCGCCGGTGCTGCACGGCGAGTGGGAGCAGCTGCCGAGACAGTAGCTGCCGCACTCGTTGGCGACCTCGAGCACGCAGACGTTGTCCCACGCGGTCGTGCAGCAGTAGCTGTCGACCGCGCACACCGAACTCACGCAGCCGGTGCAGCCGTCCTCGAGCGCGGCCCCGGTCGCGCACTGATCGTGGGCGCAGCCGCAGCCCTCGTCGACGCTGCCGTCGCAGTTGTTGTCGAGCCCGTCACCACACTGCTCCGCGCCTGCGTTCACGGTCTGCACGCACGAGAGCGCGCCGTTGCTGCACTGCTGCGAGCCGGTGGCGCAGACGCCCTGCATGCCGGTGTTGCACGCGGCACCGCCACCGGGGTTGCCGTCGTCGATGCTGCCGTTGCAGTCGTCGTCGGCGCCGTTGCAGCTCTCGGCCGTGCCGGGCGCATCGGCGGTGCAGGTGGTCTCGCCCATGACGCACGCGGTGGTGCCGGCCGCACAAGCACCCGGCATGCCGGTGTCGCAGGGGCTGCCGCCACCGGGATCGCCGTCGTCGATGGTGCCGTTGCAGTCGTTGTCGATGCCGTCGCAGATCTCGTCGCTCGGCGTGCAGCCGGCCTCGGCGCTCGCGCCGGTATCGAGCGCCGTGGTCGCGTCGGCGCTGCCGGCCGTGCTCGCGGCCGTGCTCGCGCCACCGTCGGCACCGGTGGTGCCCGCGGCCGTGTCGTCACCGCTGGTCCCGTCGCTGTCGCTGCCACCGTCGGCGGCGGTGGTCTGCCCCGCCGAGAACGCGGTGCCGAAGGTGGTCAGCCCCATGTCGAAGTCGCCGGCAGAGCAGCCCACCAGGGCCAGCCCACCGATCCAACACACGCCACGGGTTGCACTGCGCATCGACATCCGTCGAACACCTTTGTACGGCAAGACGCCCAGGTTAGCGGCCCGCCCCAGGCGCCACAAGCTGCGCACGCGCGCACCGCTCGAACGTGGCGCGCAGTGCCGCGCCGCGCGCCGCCGGTTCGATGACGGTGGAAATCCGCGACGCGCGAGGGCCCAAGGCGCGCGATGATGCGCGGCATGGGCCTGGGAGCACGACGGTATGCCTGACGATCGACCCAACGACGCGACGAGCTCACTCGACGCGTGGCGCCGCGAGGCCGCAGGTCGGGGCGGAGCCTGGCTGGTCGGCCGCGCGCTGCAGGTGTTCGGCGACGACGTCGCGATCTCGTTCTCCGGTGCGGAGGACGTGCTGCTCGTCGAGTATGCCCACCAGTGGTCGCAGGCCCACGGCGACGCGCGCTACCGCGTGTTCACCCTCGACACTGGTCGGCTGCACGACGAGACCTATCGCTTCATCGAAGAGGTCGAGCAGCACTACGGCATCCGCATCGAGGTGCTGTTCCCGGAGCGGGCGGCGGTCGAGTCGCTGGTGGCGGCCAAGGGCCTGTTCTCGTTCTTCCGTGACGGCCACGAGGAGTGCTGTGGCGTTCGCAAGGTCGCGCCGCTGCAGCGCCAGCTCGGTGGTCTGCGGGCGTGGATCACCGGACAGCGTCGCGATCAGAACCCCCAGACCCGCGCCCGCATCGAGGCGATCGAGCCGGACGGTCGCTTCCGCGGGCGCGACGGCGGCGAGCTGCTGAAGTTCAATCCGCTCTGCGGCTCCACCTCGAACGAGGTGTGGGACGCGATCCGTGCGCTGTCGGTGCCGTTCAACCCGCTGCACGCCAAGGGCTACGTCAGCATCGGCTGTGCGCCGTGCACCCGCGCGGTGCTGCCGGGGCAGCACGAACGCGAGGGCCGCTGGTGGTGGGAGCACGACGAGAACAAGGAGTGCGGCCTGCACGTCGACCTCGCCGCGCGCCGCAGCGACGGCTAAAGGCCGATCACCGCTTCTGCAGCGCGAACTGGGTCTGACCGACCAGCACGCACGAACCGTAGTCGACCCGATCGCCGTTGCGCAGTCGCAGGTAGGTGCCGTTGCTGCTGTCGAGGTCCTCGACGAAGACCCCGTTCTGATCGCAGCCGAAGCGGCAGTGCGTGCTCGACACGAAGGTGTCGTCCGGCAGCGTCACGTCGCCGAGCTCGCGGCCGAGCATGATGCCGCCGCCGCCGAGCGGGATCGCGTTGGTGGTGCCGTCGGGCGCGTAGTGGATCGTCAGCCGCCCCCAGGGCCCGCCGGCGGTGTCGTCATCACCGCGATCATAGGCCAGCAGCGACTGCCCGACCCGCAGCTGATCGCCGTCGCGCAGGCGCGCGCGCCCACGCACGCGCAGGAACACGGCGCCGGTCGGCACCAGCTCCTCGAAGCTGCAGCCGCCGTCGATCGCGAGCACGCGGACGTGGCGAGGCTCGATGAACTCGTCGTCGCCCCACGGCGCGCCAGGCTCACGGCCGAGCTCGAACGTGCTGCCGGTGGCGAGCGTGCGCTCGGCGACGGCCTCACCCTGTGCGCCCAACATCACCAGACGGACCCCCGAGGTCCGCGCGTCGCCCCGTGCGCGGGGCCCGGTCGACTTGCCCGGCTGTGTCGACACCTCCTCCGCGGCGGGCGACGACGGCGGCAACGTCTGCCCGGTGACCGCGGGCGGCACCGCCTGCAACACGCCGGGCGGTGCGGTCGCGCCGGTCACCGCCGGCGAGGGTCCCGACCAGCCGCTGCCCGACGCGCTGGCGACCAGCTGCGCCGCCTCGAGCGGCTGCATCGCGATCGTGGCCGCGTCGTCGTCGTCCTCGTCGGGATCCTCGGCGACGCTCGCGAGTGACTCGGCCGGCGGCGAGGTGCCGGGCACCAACGTGCTGCCCGGCGGCGGAGCGCCCCCGAACGGAGCGGGCGTGGGCGGACGCCCGGCGGTGTCGGGCACGATCGTCGTGCGCGGCAGCGTCGGCCCGGTGTCGGTGTGCGTGGCCTCGTCGGCATCGTCGCCACGCCACGGTGCGGGCGGCGAGGGCATGCGCGCGATGACGGTGCCTTCGAAGGTGGCCTCGGGCGGCGCATGGTCCATGGTGAGGGTCGCGTCGACGTCGCCGCTCGGCGCGTCGTCGAACACCGGCGGACGCGGCGGAGCCTTGGAGATCACCGTGCGATCCTGCGGCTCGAACGCGAGATCGACGACGGTCTCCCCGACGTCGTCGACGTCCTGCTCGCGCACGTCGTCGAGGCGCACCCCCGCCGAGGTCGACAGCGACGCGGGATCGTCGGGCATCTCGGCGTCGACGTCGAACTCGAGCGTCTCGGCCGCGGAGTCCGAAGCGGAGATCGACGGGCGCGACAGCGGCGACACCGGCTCGAGCTCGGAGGGATCGGGCAGTCGCACGGTCCGCTTGCCGGCGGCGCCGGGCGGCGATGCGGGGGCCGAGCTCGTCACCGGCGTGTCGGTGGCGACCGCCGGGCTCGGCAACGTGAGCCCCCGTGGCGGCACGCGGGGACCACCGCGCAACGACGTGGCCGCGACCGACGGCGGCGGAGCCACGGCACCCGACGGCGGCGAAGCCACGGCACCCGGCGGCGCCGAAGGTGGCGGGGCCACGACCGTCATCGACGCCGGCGAGGGCGACACGGGGTCCGGCGAAGGTGGCGGGGCCACGACCGTCATCGACGCCGGTGAGGGCGATGGCCCGCTGGGCGCGGCCGCGCTCGGCGGCGCGACGGGCCGCGGGGTCTCGCGCAGCACCGGCAGTGTCGGCTCGAGCGCGACGTTGGGATCCTGCGGCGCAGGCCCGGACACCGACTCGGTGCGCACCGTGATCTGCTGCTCGCGTCGCTTTCGCACCGCATCGTCGCCGCCGTCGTCCGCGGGATCGCCGAGCCGCTTGGCCCCCTCGACGCGCTCGAGATCGGGATGCGCGCCGAAGCGCTGACGCAGCGCCGCGAGCATCGCGTTGGCCTCGTCCTCGAAGCCCTGCAGCACCAAGAAGCGCACCTCGGCCAGCTCGTCGGTGATGTCGGGCCAGCCCTCGGGTGCGGCCAACAGCTCGACGCTCGAGCGACGACGCGGTGCGACCGGCGGCACCGCCTCGGGCGCGGCGGTGGTCGACGACGCTGCGGCGGTCGCGGCCGGCTGCACCGCAGGTGCGCCGGTCGGCACGACCGTGCTCGGACGCGGCGCGGGCGGGGGTGCAGCCACGGTCGGCGTCTTGCCGGTGTTGGCGCGCGGCGAAGCTGTGGCCGCCGTCGCGGCTTGGGGCATCGCGCCCACCGCCGGCGTCGCGCCGGTCGCCGGCTTGGCCGCCGCGGTGGGCTTCGCCGACGTCGTCGGCCTGCTCGGCGCTGCGGCGCTGGGCTTCGCGGGCGCTGCGGGGGATGGCTTCGCAGCCGGCGTCTCGCCGGTGCCGTTGCGCTTGAGCGACGCGGGCGGACGCGGCGGCTCGCCGAGCGGTTTGCCGGCCGCGGGCGTGCGCGTCGACGACGGCGTGCGCGAGCTGCTCGGCGGTGCCGTGCGCGTGGGCGAGGTCCGCGGTGGGGTGGCGGACGCGTCGGCGCTCGCGGGCGTCGCGGTGCTGCTGCCGCTGCGCGCGGGTGCGGTCCTCACCACGCCGCGATGCGGCTCGGAGGCGCCACACTCGACGCAGAAGCGAATCCCGGTCGGGACCACCACGCCGCACTCGCGGCACGGCCCCTCCTTCGGGGGCTCGCGCAGGCGATTCCCACAGTTCGCGCAGAAGTTGTCGGTCGGCCGGTGTTCGGCGCCACAGCTCGAGCAAGACGACGGTTCGGCCACTGCGCCGGCGACCATACCGCGGTCGCGGGATGATCGCGACCATCGGCCGAGGCGGCCGACGGTGCGCGATCCATCGGCCCTTTCATCACACCACGCGTGGCGACGGCAGCGGCCGACCAGCGGCTGCGGCCAGCTGCTCGAGACCTGCGCGCATCGCCGCCGCGTCGGCGAAGCGGCCCTCGACCTCGACCGCGCAGGCCTGGTCCAGGAATGCGTCGAACGCCTCCGCGAAGGCACGCGGCAGCCCCCCGGGCAGCGCCGAGCTCGGCCGCCACGGCAGCCCGCGACGATGCCCCTCGAGCAACGCGGACACCGGCGCCTGGAACAACGCGAAGAAGGGATGGTGCCCGGTCGCGGCCTGCACCAGCGACAAGCCCAGGGCGTAGAGGTCGGCCCGCGGGTCGAGCGGGCCACCCAGCACGGTCTGCTCCGGCGCCATGTAGCGCGGATCGCCGATGAGCTGGGTGTCGACCGGCTCGGGACCCGCGAGCACCCGTGCGATGCCGAAGTCGATCAGCTTGACGACGAAGCCGGCGCGCGTGGGCGTGCGCGCGAGGAAGAGATTGTACGGCTTGATGTCGCGGTGCAGCACCCGCTGGCCGTGCACGTACTCGAGCGCATCGAGGGCCTGACGGAACACATCGAGCAGCACCGGCACACCGAGCCGTCCATGGGCCTCGAGCAGGGCCCCGAGGTCGTGCCCATGCAGCAGCTCCATCGCCATCCAGTCGTCACCGTCGGCGAGTCGCGTGCCGGCATCGAACACGCGCGTGAGGTTGGCGTGATCGAAGCTCGCGCCCAGACGCGCCTCGCGACGGAACCGGCGGCGGTAGTCGACCGGCACGTCGCGCTTGAGGAACTTGATCGCGACCTCGCGCTCCAGCGCCTCGTCGGTCGCGCGCCAGATGGTGCCCATGCCACCCTCGCCGATGCGCTCGCGCAGGCGATAGCGACGCGCTTGCTCGATGCACAACCCCTCGCGTGGCAGCCCCCGGGCCGGGGGATCGGGCGCGGGCGGCAGCAGGGCCAACACGGTGCGGTCGGACATCGTCGTTCTGGTGACTTCTTGCCGATCGCGTGCGACCCCGACCACCCACGACATGGGCCCGCCGCGCGTGGGTGCGGCCGTGCGCGGGACACCAACGCCGGCCCGATCGCCACCGCCAAAGCGCCCCTGCTACCCTCGCGCACGGCGATGCGAAACTCCCCTGCTCACCCCCGCGCGGCGATCTCCGCCCGCGTGCGCCGCATCGGTCGCATCCTCGACCGCCTGCACCCGCAGCCCGCGATCCCGCTCGATCACGGCGATCCTTTCCAGCTGCTGGTCGCGGTCCTGCTCAGCGCACAGACCACCGATCGCGCGGTCAACCAGGTCACGCCGGGGTTGTTCGCGGTGGCCCCGACGCCGCAGGCGATGGCCGCGATGACGCCGGCGAAGATCCTCGCCCACATCCGCAGCATCGGGCTCGCACCGACCAAGGCCAAGCACCTGCACGCGACGGCGCGGCTGTTGATCGAGCGCCACGGCGGCGTGGTCCCGGCCGACGCCGACGCGCTCGAGGCCTTGCCCGGCGTGGGCCACAAGACCGCGAGCGTGGTGCTGGTGCAGGCGTTCGGCGTGCCGGCGTTCCCGGTCGACACGCACATCCATCGCCTCGCGGCGCGCTGGGGCCTGTCCGACGGACGCAACGTCGTGCAGACCGAGCGTGACCTGCGGGCCGCGTTCCCGCGCGCGCAGTGGGGCAAGCGCCACCTGCAGATGATCTACTTTGGTCGCGCGCACTGCCCCGCGCGTGGCCACGACGCCGCCGCGTGTCCGATCTGCAGCTGGATCACGCCGGCCCCGGCGAGCATCGACGAGGCCGCGCCGCGCCGCGCGGGTGCGCCCGCGATCGGGTAGGCTGCGCCGACATGCGCGGCGACTGGCCCTCTCTCACCGCCATGGCGGTGGCCTTCGGGCGTGGTGTCGGCACCACTGCCCACGTCCTCGATCCACTCGCCGCCCAGCTGCTGCCGGGGCCGATGGGGGCCGCGCTCGCGCTCACGCACGGCGCGGTCGGCCGCACGCTCGCCCGCGCGGTGACCCTCGGCATGGTCGATCACGTGTGCCTGCGGACCGCGGCGATCGATGCCGCCGTGCTGGCCGCGAAGGACGACGGCTGCCGCCAGCTGGTGGTGCTCGGGGCCGGCCTCGACGCACGCGCATGGCGGATGGATGCACTGCACGACGTCGACGTCTTCGAGGTCGATCACCCCGCGACGCAGGCGGCCAAGCGCGCGCGCGTGGGCACGAGCAGGCCCTGTGCGGCGTCGGTGCGCTTCGTCGCCGTCGACTTCGAGCGTGAGCGTCTCGACACCCGACTCGTCGACGAAGGCCACGACGCGGCCGTGCCCACCGCGTGGATCTGGGAGGGCGTCACGCCCTACCTCCACCCCGCGGCGATCCACGCCACGCTCGCCGACATCGGCGCGCGCTCGGCCGCCGGCAGCCACTTGATGATGACCTACGCGGTGCCCGAGCTGGTGCTGCTGCCGATCCCCGGCGCTCGCTCGATCACGCGGCTGGCGTTCCGCGGGCTCGGCGAGGCGCTGCATGGCGCGATGACCCCGACCACCGCCGCCCAGGCGGTGCTCGCCGTCGGTCTGCGTCCGATCGCCGACGGCGACGCGCGCAGCTGGGCCGAGCACGCCCACGGTTCGGCGACGTTGGCTCGCCCATTCCGCGCCGAGCGATTGCTGGTCGCGGTCGCGGACTAGAGCGTCTTCAAGTACTCGAGCACCGCGCGACGCTCATCGTCGCTCAGGTGGTCGCCGAAGTCGTGGCCACCGTTGCCGTGGCCCTGCTTGGTGGTGTCGTAGATGTGCTTGCGGACCTCGGGTGGCGCGTCGTCCCACCCGGTCGAAGGTGTGAACCAAGGCCAGCCGAGCGCGAGCTCGTCGAAGTTGCGGGTGTCGTGGTCGACGCGCTGCCACTGCGTGGGCCGGGCCGCGCTGTCGAGCACCAGCGCCAGACTCGGCACCGAGCCGTTGTGCAGGTACGGCGCAGTGGCCCAGATGCCGTCGAGCGGCGGTGCGACGTAGCCGACCACCGGATCGTCGACCACCAGCTGGGTGACCGCGCCGTAGATCGAGCCGTTGAACCAATCGACGAGCGGGGTGCTCGCGGCGTACTCGGCGATCAGCGGATCGGTGCCGACGAAATCGACATCGAAGATGAGGTTGGGATAGGTGTCGTCGTCGTCGCTGCCGGCGTCGCCGTAGGTGCCGTGGCAGCCCGCGCAGTTGGCGGTGAAGACCTCGGCGCCGGCGTCGGCCAGACTGGCGTCGATGGCGAACGGGTACACCGGTGCCTCGATGGTGGCGATGAACGCACGCACGTCGTCGAAGTAGTCGAGGATGGCCTCGGCCTCGTCGATGGTGTCGGTGCACAGCGACGACGCGAACATCATCGTGCCGCGGTGGTCCCCGCGCGCCATGCCGTTGTAGAAGAGCCCGTGCTTCTTCTTGGTGCGCCACCACGGCGGCGTGTCGACCGGCGCGACCAGGTCGGGCACCTCGGCCAGCGGTGCGTCGCTCCACGCCAGCGTGTCGCGATCGCGATGGGCGGCCAACACCGCCGCGACCTCGTCGGCGGGGTTGGTGCCGACGGTGTGCATCACGATCTCGGGGCCCAGCACCTGGTAGCGCTGGGCGAAGCGCAGCAACTCCTCGATGCCGGGGATGTCGATCTGCGGCACCGGGAGCCCGGCCAACGTGGCGCCGGCATTGCCGGTGTAGTCGACGTCGGCGCTGCCGAGCCCGAGCACGAGCTCGCCATCGAAGCGACCGACGTGGCACTCGAGACAATTGAGCGATGTGATCTCGACGCCCGCCGCGTTGGTGTGGACGGTCCAGTTGTACGGCACCATCGCGTTGGCGCCGGTGCGGCCGGGCAGCGGTGGCTCCGAGGCCATGCCGCCGAGGAACGGCTGCAGCAACGGGAACACCACCCACGGGATGCCGCACGAGACGTAGCCGTTCTCGAGCAACGCAGCCCGCCCCGCCGCGGCATCGCCGTCCACCGGCGGCCCGGGGGGAATCGGGTGGCCCTGCGCCCACGGTGCCCACGGCGTGCCCGCATCGACGCCGCCGCCGAGATCGCCCGGCGGCCGCGGCTGCGTGCCGCTGCTGCCGTCGGCTCCTTCGGCGCCGTCGACGGTGCCGCGGCTGGTCGTCGACGCGGCGGTGCTGCCGTCACCCGCGGGAACACCTGCGCTGTCGAAGGCGCACGCGCACGCCGACGCGCACGCGGCCAAGCCCCACCGTCGCACCCTTCGAACCACGCTTGCCGCTACCG is a genomic window of Deltaproteobacteria bacterium containing:
- a CDS encoding phosphoadenylyl-sulfate reductase codes for the protein MPDDRPNDATSSLDAWRREAAGRGGAWLVGRALQVFGDDVAISFSGAEDVLLVEYAHQWSQAHGDARYRVFTLDTGRLHDETYRFIEEVEQHYGIRIEVLFPERAAVESLVAAKGLFSFFRDGHEECCGVRKVAPLQRQLGGLRAWITGQRRDQNPQTRARIEAIEPDGRFRGRDGGELLKFNPLCGSTSNEVWDAIRALSVPFNPLHAKGYVSIGCAPCTRAVLPGQHEREGRWWWEHDENKECGLHVDLAARRSDG
- a CDS encoding FHA domain-containing protein — protein: MAEPSSCSSCGAEHRPTDNFCANCGNRLREPPKEGPCRECGVVVPTGIRFCVECGASEPHRGVVRTAPARSGSSTATPASADASATPPRTSPTRTAPPSSSRTPSSTRTPAAGKPLGEPPRPPASLKRNGTGETPAAKPSPAAPAKPSAAAPSRPTTSAKPTAAAKPATGATPAVGAMPQAATAATASPRANTGKTPTVAAPPPAPRPSTVVPTGAPAVQPAATAAASSTTAAPEAVPPVAPRRRSSVELLAAPEGWPDITDELAEVRFLVLQGFEDEANAMLAALRQRFGAHPDLERVEGAKRLGDPADDGGDDAVRKRREQQITVRTESVSGPAPQDPNVALEPTLPVLRETPRPVAPPSAAAPSGPSPSPASMTVVAPPPSPDPVSPSPASMTVVAPPPSAPPGAVASPPSGAVAPPPSVAATSLRGGPRVPPRGLTLPSPAVATDTPVTSSAPASPPGAAGKRTVRLPDPSELEPVSPLSRPSISASDSAAETLEFDVDAEMPDDPASLSTSAGVRLDDVREQDVDDVGETVVDLAFEPQDRTVISKAPPRPPVFDDAPSGDVDATLTMDHAPPEATFEGTVIARMPSPPAPWRGDDADEATHTDTGPTLPRTTIVPDTAGRPPTPAPFGGAPPPGSTLVPGTSPPAESLASVAEDPDEDDDDAATIAMQPLEAAQLVASASGSGWSGPSPAVTGATAPPGVLQAVPPAVTGQTLPPSSPAAEEVSTQPGKSTGPRARGDARTSGVRLVMLGAQGEAVAERTLATGSTFELGREPGAPWGDDEFIEPRHVRVLAIDGGCSFEELVPTGAVFLRVRGRARLRDGDQLRVGQSLLAYDRGDDDTAGGPWGRLTIHYAPDGTTNAIPLGGGGIMLGRELGDVTLPDDTFVSSTHCRFGCDQNGVFVEDLDSSNGTYLRLRNGDRVDYGSCVLVGQTQFALQKR
- a CDS encoding serine/threonine protein kinase; protein product: MSDRTVLALLPPAPDPPARGLPREGLCIEQARRYRLRERIGEGGMGTIWRATDEALEREVAIKFLKRDVPVDYRRRFRREARLGASFDHANLTRVFDAGTRLADGDDWMAMELLHGHDLGALLEAHGRLGVPVLLDVFRQALDALEYVHGQRVLHRDIKPYNLFLARTPTRAGFVVKLIDFGIARVLAGPEPVDTQLIGDPRYMAPEQTVLGGPLDPRADLYALGLSLVQAATGHHPFFALFQAPVSALLEGHRRGLPWRPSSALPGGLPRAFAEAFDAFLDQACAVEVEGRFADAAAMRAGLEQLAAAAGRPLPSPRVV
- the nth gene encoding endonuclease III; the encoded protein is MRNSPAHPRAAISARVRRIGRILDRLHPQPAIPLDHGDPFQLLVAVLLSAQTTDRAVNQVTPGLFAVAPTPQAMAAMTPAKILAHIRSIGLAPTKAKHLHATARLLIERHGGVVPADADALEALPGVGHKTASVVLVQAFGVPAFPVDTHIHRLAARWGLSDGRNVVQTERDLRAAFPRAQWGKRHLQMIYFGRAHCPARGHDAAACPICSWITPAPASIDEAAPRRAGAPAIG
- a CDS encoding class I SAM-dependent methyltransferase, encoding MRGDWPSLTAMAVAFGRGVGTTAHVLDPLAAQLLPGPMGAALALTHGAVGRTLARAVTLGMVDHVCLRTAAIDAAVLAAKDDGCRQLVVLGAGLDARAWRMDALHDVDVFEVDHPATQAAKRARVGTSRPCAASVRFVAVDFERERLDTRLVDEGHDAAVPTAWIWEGVTPYLHPAAIHATLADIGARSAAGSHLMMTYAVPELVLLPIPGARSITRLAFRGLGEALHGAMTPTTAAQAVLAVGLRPIADGDARSWAEHAHGSATLARPFRAERLLVAVAD
- a CDS encoding c-type cytochrome; translated protein: MAACASACACAFDSAGVPAGDGSTAASTTSRGTVDGAEGADGSSGTQPRPPGDLGGGVDAGTPWAPWAQGHPIPPGPPVDGDAAAGRAALLENGYVSCGIPWVVFPLLQPFLGGMASEPPLPGRTGANAMVPYNWTVHTNAAGVEITSLNCLECHVGRFDGELVLGLGSADVDYTGNAGATLAGLPVPQIDIPGIEELLRFAQRYQVLGPEIVMHTVGTNPADEVAAVLAAHRDRDTLAWSDAPLAEVPDLVAPVDTPPWWRTKKKHGLFYNGMARGDHRGTMMFASSLCTDTIDEAEAILDYFDDVRAFIATIEAPVYPFAIDASLADAGAEVFTANCAGCHGTYGDAGSDDDDTYPNLIFDVDFVGTDPLIAEYAASTPLVDWFNGSIYGAVTQLVVDDPVVGYVAPPLDGIWATAPYLHNGSVPSLALVLDSAARPTQWQRVDHDTRNFDELALGWPWFTPSTGWDDAPPEVRKHIYDTTKQGHGNGGHDFGDHLSDDERRAVLEYLKTL